The nucleotide sequence ACTGTGCCAAGTCGTTAGTAGCTTATCTAAACTTGCTACAAAACCTGCAACACTTCCTTTTGTGGATTGACCAATTCCTCCGTGATACACATCTATTCCGCATATCATGCAATTCTCCTAATCGaacgaaataaaattcattGACAGTATAAAAAAATACGGTATAAATTCATTAAAACGGTATATTTTTTTTCATACCATTGGAATAGCTAATGTCCAAAGAGCTCCACCCAATTTGCAGTTGATTTGCAAAGCTATTTTTTCCGTTATACTTTTTAACTTATCTGCGCGGCTAATAGTTCTTGATATAATCACTTGAGAAGGCACTGGCATTTCTACGCAACATATTctaaacaataatattatattaattatgacATCATATTATAGAGTGTTACGTAACGTAGCGAATTTTTATTCGTGTTGAAAAGTTTTTGTATTTTCGCATTGTCTTAAAAATTTATGCAATTCTTCacaaattaaaattattgaccTCATTCTTGcagaaattttatataattatgttaactaaAGAAgtaaacatgattttgtttgACGAGTTTAAACTTCAATGTACATCAGTCAAATAGATGAAGAATTACATAAACTTTGATGAATTGCGAAATAACATACAACTTTTCCTACCTCTTTACAGCAGAGTATCTGTCAGTACGGTTAGTAGGAAACACTACAaccattaaatttatattacgtTGTATATTCCTGCGCAGCTCTTGCACATAGCTTTCTGTCCTGTCATCTCGTAGACATATTATCTGCGGTTCCCTAGTGGTCACACCCATTGCTTTCGATACTTTTTTAAACATTTCGATAAATTCGCGTGTAGACCGAGTATCTTTTTGGCAATGTAAGATGCACCATTGATTTAAATCCGTCTAGAAATGCGAATATAtagtattgaaaataatattatcaaattctGTTACACATCAAAAATTACTTACAGTACGTAACATAGGATTTCTAGAGACTACGTTACCCCAGTCTACAGATTTGTGAGGTAGCGATTTAAACCGTTTATCTCGTCCGAAAATAATTTCCTCAGGTTCTAAAAGTCTTCCCTTAAAGTTAACTAATTCATTTTCTAAACTCAAACCCCATTCAGCTAATATATCTCTTGGAATATCATTACTTTGTACTTCTTGTACAAAGTGTTTAAGTACATCACGACGTGCATTAGGCGACATCTTTGTCACTTCATCTAAATCTTTCATTATTCTAAAATCTGAACGAATACTGTCAGTCAAACTTGCTATGTAACATAGCTCGGGAACTAAAAGTACGATTTGTTCTTGCGTCTGTAAATAAAATGTTACTAATAAGTACTAATAAGTATTATTAATTAACTACACAGAATGAACCAATAATAATTACCACCTGAGATACTTTAATATGGTGATAACAAATtttttgcaaatgaaatttttCTGTACTTTCTATagtttgaaaaatattcgaacTGGCCATTTTTATTGGTTTCACTCCGTAATTTTCTACGATAAATTGCCAGtaatagaaaattattaaatacttGTCCCGttgttgttttaatttttgCACAATTAACTAATAGCGGCTGTTTAGCATCTTGTATTTGTAGGTTCCAATGCTGTTTATAATAATCTAGTAAAGATATTTTATCTTCTCCTTTTTCGAAAACATATGTTGGGTTTTTGTCCCATGCAATATCGTCCACACGATAAGTTCTATTATTGTATCTTGTAAATACAGATAATCCAATTATTTCTTTCGTCACAAGATCTCTGAAATTTGGTTTCTGTCCGAAGCTCATCCTGCATTTTATAATATCATTAgattattgttataataataaatacttgcAAAAAAATTTCTAGTTATTACATGATGTCACGAACTGTTTCTGTACGCATAACACGGTGCTTCGCATCTAAACACAATTTCAAGCCTCCTTGATATTCACTAATAGATGTAACGTATCCAGGCCATACTTCTAACTTATGTTGCGGTATCGCACGTATTCCTTTAGGGTTAAAATTGTGTTGGCCAATACGAACTAAGCTAAGGGCTCGCATAACACGACCGAGTAATAGATTAAAGAATGCAATGTTGTCACCCATATTTTGTTGTTTCTTAAATATTAGAGACATTGTTATTGTTGACTGATCCATAGGATGTGTAGATGTTAAAATTGTGATCTGAAAATTGCATGACATTCAATTATTTGTATATAGTTTTGTTTACTACTATTGTTACTTACATCCTGTTTTAATTTTTTGGGTAAACAGAGGGTAACTCCATCAA is from Megalopta genalis isolate 19385.01 chromosome 4, iyMegGena1_principal, whole genome shotgun sequence and encodes:
- the AGO3 gene encoding argonaute 3, with product MDNNKEKLIGNGRGNLLLKLIRERNRAGNEAAAAAVASASDIPTVFPIQSLPSSTRTYIPEPIISAPKLTMSQGRASLLDMIKARKAAATNHPLQVTPLPQATPLPETTLPSQIISSPEEIRPCIGRGSILNQIKIASSVPQTPIRPHIPGSSDDNTAVFDKLSDITLEDTVSSSEVSSFQSPRLVPQQGTSGKSIQLSANYINLKLDAEKGLFNYEVKFSPDIDSRPLRRKLLNQHIETLGRTRVFDGVTLCLPKKLKQDITILTSTHPMDQSTITMSLIFKKQQNMGDNIAFFNLLLGRVMRALSLVRIGQHNFNPKGIRAIPQHKLEVWPGYVTSISEYQGGLKLCLDAKHRVMRTETVRDIMMSFGQKPNFRDLVTKEIIGLSVFTRYNNRTYRVDDIAWDKNPTYVFEKGEDKISLLDYYKQHWNLQIQDAKQPLLVNCAKIKTTTGQTQEQIVLLVPELCYIASLTDSIRSDFRIMKDLDEVTKMSPNARRDVLKHFVQEVQSNDIPRDILAEWGLSLENELVNFKGRLLEPEEIIFGRDKRFKSLPHKSVDWGNVVSRNPMLRTTDLNQWCILHCQKDTRSTREFIEMFKKVSKAMGVTTREPQIICLRDDRTESYVQELRRNIQRNINLMVVVFPTNRTDRYSAVKRICCVEMPVPSQVIISRTISRADKLKSITEKIALQINCKLGGALWTLAIPMENCMICGIDVYHGGIGQSTKGSVAGFVASLDKLLTTWHSKICLQGRHQELMDMLQVCMTSALKAYYKHNKRYPDRIIVYRDGVGDGQIDTVGKYEVKQLLVAFKNIEPNYQPTLTVIAVHKRINTRLFATCPRGLENPLPGSVVDTCITRSEVYDFFLVSQNVRMGTVSPTRYIVVYDNKNMKAEHIQRLTYKLCHLYYNWPGTVKVPAPCQYAHKLVSLVGQNIQMEPHQCLSDTLFYL